A window of Misgurnus anguillicaudatus chromosome 3, ASM2758022v2, whole genome shotgun sequence genomic DNA:
ttgcaaaacgagataactccgtttttttttcagaaatcttgtttttttggttttgcattccaattaatatcaattcaacttcagttttttttttaaaccttcataacttaaaaaatacatctaagtagcaccataaaacaaaataataacatgataacataataataaacatgttttgacaaaaatgtaaaaaaatggatttatctcgttttgcaactaaactcttcatatgttcagCTAGCCTGTAccatatatacactagatgtcgctttggggttctaagcatgcgtcaaaactgcTGCCATCTTGGAAcgggggtcttgtcataggaagtagctatgtgaagctgctatctccgcctgtacttcgaattcatggacgatgccagATTTTTTCTGCTATGTATGGATGTTAgacctactagcactatgcattatagttagaaaaagtagattttcataatatgaaaacttacatttttttctggactcaatgctaaaaacatgtctgactgttgaaatgaaccaaaagaaaacctagaaaatcgcattcatgacgatttatggtgcttttatttCCGGTACACcgttgcctacaatgacgcagttagtttacaaattgtattttaCCCTCAGCCTTTCTGCATAACCATAAAAGCGTCACGTGTGCTGTACTTGGACCCTATTCTTCGGCCATAACGAGCGTACCTTGATGCTGAAAAAAGGTGCCAACATATTTTATACAGATATTGCGTCTAACTGAAGCTCTGAATCACTTAAATTAAATAGTGGCAGAAATGACCTGacagaaaaaagagaaaaacaaatattagtTAACGATTAGTGAATCGTTTAATTCCATATCAGTATGTGTCCGATTCATTTTAATGAATCAACATCTACTAACCCAGATGTTTCAGGGCCTATTTTGTACTCTAAATGtggaaattatatattttcttataCATCTCTGCAGTCTTATCATTTACTGcctattgtttaaaataaaaaaaaatgctaatgcATGAATGCACAGAAACTGGCACTCTTTACTTAATCTGTTTTTGAAATTGAGAGTACAgacttatttatataaaaagtttatttatttaagaaaacaATGACACAATGTTTGTTTGAGTTCTGCTTTTGTACATGTGTGCTGTACAGCGTGGATTGTTTGAAGACTTTTTGGAGAATCATACTCTGCTTCAAACCAGAACACTTGAAATTAAAGTACAATGACAACATCTCATTGCCTTTTTCAATGAATTAGAGGACAAAATCATCAATACATTGTTCAGTTTTCATTGACTATATAATGAGGCAAGATTTTTGCCACTTTTTTATCCACACACTTCATGAACATATAAGATGGATAAACTACTATAGTTTATAACTATAGCAATTTTTCAGAATAGCAACATTGTCCTCACAGTTAATCCAGAAGCCTGACGGGGGTCACACAGCATTGTGGGTAATTCATTTTGAATGACAAGAAAAATGAAATGAGTTTACAGAATCTTGCCGAGCAGTCATGTCGTTCATTTAAGTTCATGTTCTTTTGTCATTAAATAACTGATTGACACTTAAAGTTTCTCTTTTAATACACGCAGTACAAAGGTCACAGCGTCTATAATAACAAACTCAACAAACAGATCAAAAATAATTACAAGGTCATGAAAATGGACACCAGGACGAAGCAGATCCGCATGTTAAAACCCAATCTGTGCTATCAGAGGGGGCGCCAAAAACGAAATTAAGATAAACACAGAGGAAGAAATATCaagaaaatgacaaaaacaaaagTATCAAACAGAATCTTAAATATGAACAAATGTAAACACGAACAAATgacaaaactgaaaaaataacTCATCTGTGACCTTGTCCTACTGAATGTTAGACTCGAAGACCACTAGATAGTTTGTGACTCATTTGGCCATGGCAAGGTAATAGgatattttataaacaaattTTTGATTTCCCTGTTATACGAGCGGCAGAATAATTGTGATTAGCCCTATTATTAAAGTCTCTTGACACCGTAACCACACAACATTAACGTTCCATCAAAAGTGTCAAATGTTAGAGCTTCGTCGCCCTCTAGTGGCCCCCAGTGAGGGACGCAGACTTGGATCACGGGCCTTGTAATGTTCGTTGAAGTCCAGACGGAAACTGAGAAACTGTAGACTTTCATCAGAGCTTGTCATTAGCAGCCGAAGAAACTCTTGCACGATGCCCTGGAGgaaaggagagagagaaacatgAGTCTTTCATCTGTGCATTGCATCCAGGACTGTCAACCGAGACGCCTGTCCTAACCAGGTTTGACACAATAAAGCAATTTAATCTAAGTTTCCTAACCTATATAACTATTcaacttacatttatttatatagcacatttaaacGTGCAGCACAATGAAAAAGACTTTAAAGGCTAGGCTAAAGAGATGAGTCTTTAATATTGGTGATCATTTCATAATTTTGATATTGGTGAATTaggcaaaataataatttaaagaaattaagaatttaaaGGGTGTATGTGTGTAAACTAAACGGGAATAGCATGTACCTGGTAGAAGTGTGTGAGCAATCTGAGCTGGGAGCACATTTTTGGTATGGTGTCCTTATACTCCTTTACGCGCCTGGTCTCTGCCGCCTCCTGCTCTGCTGTTACACCCCACTCACcctaaaacacaaaacacacacaactataaacaaacacaaactgtagCAGTGTCGTCTTTTGCCCTTTCTGCACTTTAGCCGAAACAGACAATCAAAGGTAATAGAAAACTAACACCACGCTGTTAAAGCAGAATGCACTCCATACAGTCGCTAATGGCTGCTGTCCAGGAATAAAGTGATGGATCGTATATCTCGGCACGTTTGAGATCATTAAACAGCTTTATAGGTCTATACATTCATGGGTTTACAGTGCACTCGCTCCCAGAATAAAAACATGTGACTTCAAGTGATGTTTATTCCTATAAATACATCTCGATATAGATATGATATGGTCACGCATACAGTGAACATGATGAAAGGACACTGATTGTATGTTGTTCACAGTATTTTATTCATATCCATTTTAATGCATTGGCTTCATTGTGTCTTTCTTTGTACGTACCATTTCCTCTCTTTGTCTTTTCTTGTCCTCGTACTGGACACGCAGCTGTAGTTCTTCTAAAGCAGAACGATACAGCGAGTCCTGAGCGCTCTGGAACTCGATGATCTGATCGAACACGGCACGCAACTGATTCAACAGAGACTGCATTGACAAAGAATGaatgaaacaaaattattatgatggcacaaaacattttttgtcctCTAAATTTAAAGCATTAACCCCTTAACTGTCACCCCCCTTTTTTGAGTGGGGGTAAAATGTAATTTCAAATTGATATCTCTGGCAGTCTTTGGTCTAAAAGCCTAATCTTTGTCTCCTTTTAGTTGTTTATTTGAaatcaaaaaattattataaaagtttaactattttaataaataaaaatgcaaaagtatatattttacatataaaaaaaactataaaatataaatgttttaaaactagTTTTGATTCAaatttcaaaaaagttttttttttggtcacaCTTAGTGATTTTCCAAaaaaggccactaggtgtcattgGTTTGCTGTATACtactgtcacaaattaataaattactgtcagtGCATTATTATCATTGCAAAAAGGTTTTGCAAAATAGGAAATTAGTGTTATAAACATGCAATAACGAGTGGGCCctctgacattttaaaaaattactctcACTATCACATTCTTTTCTCAAAATATGAAACCTACATTCTTAGcgctttccaacgatatatagtttgccaAGATTGTTGCAGGTTTAGTGTTGGATATTAGtgtcataaatatgtaataacaaGTGGGccatgacattttttaaaagtgctaTACCCATTTCATTCTTTTCTTAAAATGGCGATGAAATACGAAAACTACATTATTAGAGCTTTACAAGTGGGCCCACTCGAGGGCCcatgacattttagaaaatggctcttcatatttcattattttcttaaaatggtgatgaaatatgaaaactaaatTCTTTGAGCTTAACAACGATATACAATTTGTCAAGATTGTTTCAGGTTTAGAGTAGGatattagtgttataaatatgtaataacaaTTGGGCCCACCTGATGGCCcatgactttttttaaatggctctccccatttcattattttctcaaaatggtgatgaaatatgaaaactacattattaggactttccaatgatatatagtttgtaaaGATTATATCAGGTTTAGTGTTGGATATTAGTGTTATAAATCACTTAGTGATTTTCCAATAAAGGTCACTAGGTGTCattggtttgctgcatactattgtcacaaattaataaattactgtcactgcattattatcaTTGGAAAAAGGTTTTGCAAAATAGGAAACTAGTGTTATAAACATGCAATATCAAGTGGGCCctctgacatttaaaaaaattactttcactATCACATTATTTTCTCAAAATGGTGATGAAATATGACAACTACATtattagacctttccaacgatttatagtttgtcaagattgtttCAGGTTTAGAGTAGGatattagtgttataaataagtAATAACTACTTGACTACTTTTACAAAATTACTCACTACAAAATGGTGATTCAACAGATAGGAAAATTACACTCAAAGATATAAAGTTtgattattttagttttagaatAGGCTATTATTAATAGTTATGCAAACAATTTGGGCCCAGCTGTGGGCCCGTGACAGCTTAGGGttaagtcactttagataaaagtgtctggtaagtaaattaatgaaaataaatattagCCTTAACCTTCTGATCCTGAATATATGAAACATCCAGGGTTCCAAACATCTTAAAGTTTACAGTttcttggaatgttttccctAGTTAACAGGTACAGGTGACTGCATTTGACTTAAGTGACGGCCAGTTGACAAGCAAGCAGCGAATAAAATAGCGCAGGGATGGCATTTATTTGTAGGCAAAACCTGAAGCGAgttaacattttattagtacTTTCGGTTCCatgtatgcatgcatgcatatatacacatatatatatgtgtgtgtgtatataggggtatatacagtatatatgatGTGTATCGTACCCTGTTGTTAACATCTAGTAGGCAGCGAGAGATGATAGTGTCCAGGAAAACCTCGTGAGCTGCGATGATGTGATCCAGATCCTGAGCCTGTTGAACTTTATTCCACAACTCATCCCACGAACACTCCAACacctataaacacacacacacacacacacaatttattCAGCAATACAGCTCATTGCGCATCTGTGTTCAATAATGATGGGAGCACACACCTCAAATGTGATGTAGTACTGCATCTGGTGGATGAAGTGAACCATCTCGGAGGCGAGAACGTGACACTGGTGCAGCACACCGGAGAGCTCTAGATGAACGGACATTACATCCAATTATTTTCAAAGCTGTGCTACATGGAAGCTAACAAAAATCCCACACTGTTATCACATATGCACACAAGTCGTCCCATCTTTTTTAATGCATTCAAATGTCTTTCTCAGTGCTCAGTGGACGTTGCTTTACATACATTACTTATTTTCAGAAGAAATATTTCCCTCTGTTGGCGGTACTGCACTTACCCGGCATGCTTTTCAGCAGTTTGGCGTTGCACATCTGACCCTTCCAGATGTCTGTGAGAATGTACTCCATTCTTTTCGCCCTCCACAGGAAGTTAAACACTCGCAGGTAATGACTCATACACTCACGGGTGAACACCTGACGCAAGTATGACAGACACTCATTAAAACTACATACATGCAATAAGCAGAAAAGACTAAACGGATACAAAAATATGTGTGTGCTCTATGGTATGCGCTTAGTTACCGTGGCAATGGGTCCCTCCACATGATAGTCCAGACTGAAGACGTCCCAACCAGTGTCCCCCGGAGACACCTGGACAAAACAAGACAATGCATTCACAATGAATTCGTTTTTACATATTCAGTAATAAAAGAAAGGTTGTTTTCCTTAGCCCTAAATACCTCCAACAGCCGAACATCGAGTCTTTTCAGAATCTCAGGACTGTCAAATTGAGCGTTGGTTGCCCTGACAGCGGTCTCCAGGATACCGGTTAAATTATGTTGGTATAGGGTAGTGGCGGCCCTCACCAGCTCTGGCTTGAGAGATAAAGAGGAAGAAAAGAAAGATGGATGATTCCAGGTCGCTTTTATTGAATATGGAATAAGAACAAGCACCATGTTTTAACAAGAGGCCACAGACTCACTTGAGAAGATCCATAAGATGTCGGATAAAGTCTCCCTGGCCAAGCAGCAGGTATCTTCTCATGGCTTGAAGATGCTCAAGTAGATGGTAGTTCTTATTCAACACATCCAACAGATACTTACTGGTCTCGAAATAAGCAGCATCTATCTTACTCTGAAAGGCCCCTTCGAGATCAGTAAACAACTCTGTCGctgagaaagagagatagacagaGACATATTATCTAATATCTATTCGTAGATTTTTCATCTCCGGACCATCAAATATTTGTCCAATCATTGCATTCGGTCCGACAGGATGTCCTGCCAACCAGCCCCTACAAAACTACCTACCTGTATTTGCACTAATATTATTGtacttcacattttaaacattgCACACAAAAAATAGGTCAATGAAGCTCGTAAACTAAAACAGTAAGATATGCATAACAGTCGCAATCTACTTTACTTCCGTGTTGTGATGTATTTCCGAGTGAAACGGAATAAAACACGAAGAAAGCAGCAGACGTGGCTTTTTTTCTACAGTGAatggatatagaaaagtaggcgttacatttagaaataaaacTCGAAGCAGACTGACAGTtggagggggcggagttaacGGATGCTACCGCCCAAGACGTCTAGCTGACGTAATCAGAGAATGATCGCCACAAGAGGACGGtagtacattttcagattttgattaaagtttatgagggcacgggaatttataaaaaaaacaaacttaaaataaacaaacaacaaacacaacaaTTAATAAACCTATAACACGTAAAACATTAAAAGTACCTAAACAATGTAAAATACTAATAGTAAcacttttatataaaatatgtgAATGTCTATACATAGACATGCTATGCAtcttaataaatacaaataaaattaatcTACCTATCAGTCTACCTTTTTACCCAATGTTcacatttataattattattaacggATTAATTGTTTGtaataaacactgcaatattacataaaaaaaataagatttctCGTTtggatttcatggggactttaatttatcacatatttaaatgtatgctgcaaataaataattcttgttaaaggaaaacacagtttttcaatatttttacctcaacttaatacatacctatcttttttcaatgcatgcacttttaatctttgtacagcacttcttaaatgtgttagcatttagcctagccctattcattcctatggatccaaacaaaagttttattttgtgccaccatacttactcgtgtaactactcatgtaagagtctttaaatagggaaaacatgaaagtgtttggtggcttctaaattcatccctgtttggatcctaaggaatgaacggggctaggccaaatgccaacacattcacaaagcgcTGCACAAAGACCAAAACGGCACGtactgaaaaaagataggtatacattaattcatctaagttgaggtagaaaatagtaaaatattgaattaAATAATAGCTGAACAAAACGACAAATAGAAATAACAAATTCCATGGACaagcaaaaaagtaaaaaatagacaggcaaaaaataaaaacctatCAAAAAAGACATTGAAGGCCAGAGATGTATGCAGGAGGCTAAAAGCATTGATCAGCCCTGCTGGCAAAGACGCTAAATACAGCCAGCATCGATACAGACAATTACACCAGAGGCGCGGTGGTCAAAAACAGCACTTTCCCTCACAACAGATCAATCCCTCTCTCTACTTTCAGCAGTTTATTTAACTATTAGCTGCCATTACGGCCACAAATATCGCATTAGACAGCATAAACCCGGTTATATTTAGCAAATGCATTAACGTATGCTTACCGTCTTTGGGTGAGTCGGTAGATTTGGAGGCAGGCATGATTTTTCCCGGCGGCGTCCGGTCATGACACACCTGATGCAGGAAGTTGATGGATTTACCGATTAGCAATACCTGAAATGGTGAGACGAAAACGCAATTAGTTAAATTAGGAATACACAAATACACtttattaaatactttttaattCGGTTTTGTTGCATTTCAAAtagttaaaggtattgcggaggattttctatttccgggtggatcatcaagactattggtcctcctagttgtcaatcaagagtgttgtgcaattgcatttttttaaaaagtggagaaggcggttctattctaaaattcgagaaaatcctccgctatacctttaactcAAGCAGTTAAGCAGTGCAAAGTTCATAGGTTTCATTCCATTGAATTGAAGTTGCATTGAATAAAAACgtctggcaaatgcataaatgtaatttcaAACCTATCGTTGCATAGAAGAAAATGAATAAGATTTGATTTATGATgacattaaaggggccatttcacaagacttttttaagatctcaaataaatctttggtgtccccagagtacatatgtgaagttctaactcaaaatatcatatagatcatttattataacatgttaaaattgacactttgcaggtgtgagcaaaaatgtgccgttttgggtgtcctttaaaatgcaaatgagctatcttttcacatgcttgcagagaatggtttaccaaaactaagttactgggttgatatttttcaaatattttaggttaaaagaagcactggggacccaattataacacttaaacatgaaaaagtctgattctcatgatatgtcccctttaaaacatcTTCACATAAGTCATAAATACAAAAACGATAAGAACTGTCAGTCATTTACAATAGTTTTAATACACGTActataattattttcttttcttttgtattgactgtatatttgttgtttatgtCACTGTGTTGCAAATCTTAGGGGTCACTGCTGGGTCGATAACTTTATTTCCGACAGTCAAACCGATGTAAAAGTACACTGTAACAAATatcttgttgcacttaaatttttaagtttaaatcaACTTGAATATAaaattcatttcaactttcttgactaatgaggagttgctataaatgataaaaataaggTTAAATTAGCTTAAgtaattttaactttatttttattatttatagcaattcctcactagtcaagaaagtttaaattagttgtaatttcaaattaattaaactttaaaaatgttagtaaaatgaaaaatgtaatgATATGAGTGCTGTACCTTTCTGGCCTGGTCCATGGTGAAGAAGGATGGGATCATACTCTTCCTCAAAGAGTACTTATCGTGCCAGAGTCTGTCCGTCTTCACTGTCGGATCTGAGGCTACAAAGAACTGAACAAGTACATTTTGTTAGTCAGATGCagtaataaacaaaacaataaactaTTATTTTAGTGTCATTCTTGCACCACTAGCATTACTAAACCAAACAGCAAAAATGATTTCAGGATTCAGATAAAATCCCTTTCGCCATTCGCTAGATAAACAAATAGTCCCTCCTCCAAAATATGCAATTGGTTGACCTAAAGCTGCTGTGTCAGGTTGATCAGGATGCTCGAAGAAGTATTCTAGGAGCATTTAATACAAATTAAAAGTCCAGTGTGGGTTTAGTGGCATCTAACTGTGAGactgcgaattgcaaccaacagctcagtccacagctcgcccctcaatttcaaaacgcaaagagaagctacggtagccaccacaggacaaacatcttgtcgtctgagacaacgtagtgatgAAACGCGCTCTATAAAATCTTTGCCCTTTAAATGACGGCGACTTGCATGTAAAGAGatccgcggtgtatgtagataaaagcgTCTTattattctaaggtaattaaaacaatacagttcattatgtagggtctttatacaccactgataatatagttgtatattatattgcatttttgtcaaaagatCCATCTAAAAGTActacattgcacctttaacatacAAATGACTCATAATTGCATTAGCAATCAGAGAATTAAGTAAATAATACTTTACCGTTAacattgtgattagtgtttaattgacattacactttttttaaaatatgctccttttccagctcccctagagttaaacacgtGATTCCCACTGCCTTGGAATCCACCCAGCTGATccccaggtctggcgctagcacttttagcatagctaagcACAATACAACGaacctgattagaccattagcatcgcgctaaaaaaccccaaagagtttcgatattatttcgatttaaaacttgactcttcggtagttacatcgtgtactaagaccgacggaaaatttaaagttgtgattttctagtccGATGTGGCtttgaactatactctcattctggcgtaattaTCAGTGACTTTGCatatgtaacatggctgcagcaggcgtagtgatattacgcactgcccgaaaatagccccctgctattgaaagtaaccaaggggactattttcgggcaattcgtaatatcactacgcctgctgcagccatgttacatatGCAAAGTCACTGAtaattacgccagtttgagagtatagttcacagccatatctgcctagaaaattgcagcctttaattttccgtcggtattagtacacaatgtaactacagaatagtcaagttttagtaaagtttttaaactctttggttattttttagctctaatcagattcaacgtattatgctaagctatgctaaaagtgctagcgccagacccggagatcagctgaatggatttcaaaatggtaagaatcaaatgtttaactctaggggagctggaaagtcagcatattttcaaaaaaagtggaatgtccctgtAAAGTAAGAAAGTTGCAAGCTGACCTACGTTTTTACTAGTCAAGTGTTATTCGAATACACTTGAATGACCTTTCTGTGGTAATTACACACATGGTGAAATAAGGCAGACGCAGAGTACATCAGTACCGCAATCTATTAAAACGACAATTGCTGAAAACAACTGCGCTGAGCTAAACGACAAACTCGTGAACCTTTGGCCAAGGAGAAGAGCGTTGATGGTTAAATTACCGATATAAGCTTCTCTCTCCGTCACCTCTAGCCCTCAACTCTGCTTACGCAGTAAAAAGCCCGTTACACTTCAATGccgaaaaaaaattaaaacccaCGATTACAGGGAAGAGCGTCTGATTGGTGTCCAATTCGCATGGTAAGATAGGCGTCGATTGGGTGATAACTCTTCCACGCCCAAGACTTCAGAT
This region includes:
- the tubgcp3 gene encoding gamma-tubulin complex component 3; the encoded protein is MAALDQKSPNVLLQSLCCKITGKSEADVAHQFQYAVRVIGSNYAPTIERDEFLVSEKIKKELLKQRREADAALFSELHRKLQTQGVLKNRWSILYLLLSLCEDPVKPSSRVPAGSYGALFAQALPRDVHSTPFYYARPQSLPLSYPERSAAAHNSSMATSGISSMGVFSINGPGPTPPSLLTGPGSQVVGESMRGSRLAWTLPVSSSPSGAAGAPRPPSGPSACPAPKPPQKPRRDGDGNAEIGEAALVRDLLYVFQGIDGKFIKMSSQENSYKIDPKVPLCKSLRDTSSRLSELGWLHNKIRKYTDSHSLDRAFGLVGQSFCAALHQELKEYYRLLSVLHAQLQVEDDQGVSDGIDSSLTLRRLLVWTYDPKVRLKTLAALVDYCQGRKGGELASAVHAYGKTGDPHMRALIQHILGLVSHPILNFLYRWIYDGELEDTYHEFFVASDPTVKTDRLWHDKYSLRKSMIPSFFTMDQARKVLLIGKSINFLHQVCHDRTPPGKIMPASKSTDSPKDATELFTDLEGAFQSKIDAAYFETSKYLLDVLNKNYHLLEHLQAMRRYLLLGQGDFIRHLMDLLKPELVRAATTLYQHNLTGILETAVRATNAQFDSPEILKRLDVRLLEVSPGDTGWDVFSLDYHVEGPIATVFTRECMSHYLRVFNFLWRAKRMEYILTDIWKGQMCNAKLLKSMPELSGVLHQCHVLASEMVHFIHQMQYYITFEVLECSWDELWNKVQQAQDLDHIIAAHEVFLDTIISRCLLDVNNRSLLNQLRAVFDQIIEFQSAQDSLYRSALEELQLRVQYEDKKRQREEMGEWGVTAEQEAAETRRVKEYKDTIPKMCSQLRLLTHFYQGIVQEFLRLLMTSSDESLQFLSFRLDFNEHYKARDPSLRPSLGATRGRRSSNI